The Geotalea uraniireducens Rf4 genome window below encodes:
- a CDS encoding NifB/NifX family molybdenum-iron cluster-binding protein gives MKLCFPVVTDEGMESNIYGHFASAPMFVIVDTLTRQSTVIANCDPGNPYGGCSPFSALNGRQLDGIIVGGIGDESVRVMNMCGFKVFQAHSSAVTENLALFEKNLLQEVTVQQSYLEGRCSDGGGEHTCSHSHCN, from the coding sequence ATGAAGCTGTGTTTTCCCGTGGTAACCGACGAAGGAATGGAAAGCAATATCTACGGCCATTTCGCTTCGGCGCCGATGTTTGTGATCGTTGACACCCTGACCCGGCAGAGTACCGTCATCGCCAATTGCGATCCGGGCAACCCGTATGGCGGCTGCAGTCCGTTCAGCGCCCTCAACGGCCGGCAGCTGGACGGTATCATCGTCGGCGGCATCGGCGACGAGTCGGTGCGGGTGATGAACATGTGCGGGTTCAAGGTCTTCCAGGCGCATTCTTCGGCCGTTACCGAGAATCTCGCGCTGTTTGAAAAGAATCTGCTGCAGGAGGTGACTGTCCAGCAGAGCTATCTGGAAGGAAGATGTTCCGACGGTGGGGGCGAGCACACGTGCAGCCACAGCCACTGTAACTAG